Within the Glycine soja cultivar W05 chromosome 3, ASM419377v2, whole genome shotgun sequence genome, the region TTTGGACGCGTTAGTTGCTGCATAACCTAGCTTATCTATCGAGTTACCATCTTGAATGTTTTACGAATTTCGACTTTTCTGTGATTGAAGTGTGCTGctgctgcttttttttttcctccctgTAATGAATTGTACTGAGGGGAACAATGATTGACATTTTGTCACCCCACAGAATCGCCACCGTTCTCAAGTGTTGTCGGCAGCTTTACAAGGgacgaaaatataaataagaaattactTTAATTTCGGCCGTGATCAATCCACAATCGCGAAAACAAACCACCCTCCTAGTACTTGAGTGATATATTTTTCTTGCATTTTGTTTACAATAAATTAGATGTGTTGCTACACTaatttattcattcatttttataattttatttaatttgaccgAATGCATTTTATGTATGGCAACCACTTGGGTTTCTGGCATAAAAAAAGTAGCATTACTTAGCATAGCTAAATTGCTACTCTATTAAAGCTCACAAAACTACCACTAACAGTAGCGCCATTTAGAGCACGAAAAATAAGCAACAAAACCGGTAAAGTTGCCGAACCCAAATTAACACAATTTTCTACTggttgtcaataaaaaaattccaagaAGCATTACAAGCAGAAAATATGGCAATTACTCTGCTGTGACTCATCTAACAGCAGTAGACACCAACATTAAACAGTTCAATAGAATATCACTGGTCCTAATCctaactttatatttttcttttccccccttttatGGGATAGGGATTGTGAAGAGGGATTTTCTGTCAAATGTTATAGCAAATGAATTACACGTCCCTTGTTCCCAAAGTCCACTCACCACCAAAAGACAGTTTGGGGGCATAAGCCACATCGCATTAGCCTTCTATCCCTAATAAGGTCGATACCTTCTACTACGATTGCCTTCATCATTGCCACtagctcctcctcctcctcgcCCTGGCTGCCCACTTGGACCATTGCTCCGATCATTTCTGCGGGGTCGGGCAGGCGGCACTTGTACACCGGGTTGTTGACTGCAACATATCAACAATATGAAGATTAAGGCATTATATCAAATATAAGGAAATGAAACTATATACATCAGGTGTACCAACTTACAGAACATAGCCAATTCGACCATCTGGTAACATCATTGGAACCATTTGCATTCCTGCTGGCATTGGACCCCTGCCATATATCATTGGCTGTTCAAACATACATAAAAACCCACAAGATCCAAACAAAttaggacaaaaaataaaacaagaaacaaatacATCAACCATAAATATATGTTGTAACTCAGTAAATACCTGTTGATAACCAGCAGCAACACCATATCCAGCCCCTAAAGAGCCATAAGGATTTCCAGAAAAGTTACCATATGCAGGATGTGGAACATGGTTCGGATGAAGTCCAGGATTGTAGGCATAACCTCCATCAGGTTTTTTATCAGCTTGAGGCTTGGCAAGAACAACTTCAAGCATTTGGCCTGCCATTCAAATCcattaaacatatttaagggAAAATACAGAATATATTCAAAGAACATCTTTTACTGATAAGAGCTAACACCAGTGAcactttttaaagaattttatgtATAGATAAGTTGGATTCACCCTATTGTTATCATTTGCAaagaaatcaatttaataaaaaaaggaaaacagagACAAATTTTAGTTCATAATTTAGTATAAAACAAGTACCATCAATTTCATATTTCTCTGTATCTTTTACAGCTTTCAATGCACTTGACCTCTCCGCATAATGAATAAAACCAAAATCGCGTTTCCCTCCAGCTTTGCCAGGTGGCATGACCACTTTTGTTACTTCTCCATGACGGCGGAATAGTTCCTTCAATTGTTCAGTGGTAACATTCTCTGGTATGTTTTTGACGTATAGAGCTTTAACCTGAAAatgccaaaaacaaaaatagtttgAAAGCAAAACTTAAATTAACTAACTAGTTCCTTATAGGTCCATACCCCCTAAAATATGCATGATAAAAATACCACATCAACATTTATGATAATGCTTTCAACAATCAACATTAATCCCAACAAAACCAGCATTGAGTAAAAGTCTCAACAATACTAATTTCACCAATACAATGGTCCAAAAACTACAGAATAAAGACATTAGGATGTATCTGAGTTCTGCCCATTTCCATGCCAAGTAAAGATTAAGAAACATGGCAAGAACcagaaaaaaattgagatagAAGGGATGTGAGACGACACCAAAAGTGGTTGAATGGGTAAAGGCTATGTTTACGCAATACAATGATGAGCTTACATGTACCACAAGGCTAGCTTCCTAATTGCTAGTACTTGACTAACAACCAATCTCCCACCAACAaccaaattaactaattaaacacGTGGTAATAGCTCCTAGCAAGTTGAACAATAGGCATTCCCACCTAGGGatgaataaaataactaaaataatcaaCAACTAAAGTAATCACATTGAATAACAAGGAACAAaatcagaaaataaaagagaatgagAATCAGCAATGACCAAGGTGTGTAACTCTTAGAAGTCTTCAACCGGTCCATAGGCACACTTGATCTTCATCTAATGGTACCAAGGCACTTATTAAAGCAAACCAGGACTCTTTGGGACACCAATTAACATCACAATTAACAATCCTAGATGTGGGAATAATAATGTTTATGCCAAACAGAGGCTTAACAACCAAAGGCAGAAGCTGGAGTTCAATGTTTAACAACACAAGGTAGTAGCAAAAcaatactgaaaataaaaagatatgccAGATGATTTTGACAGTAGCAAATGGAAGCATATCCAATAGGAATCACTGAAGGATTGAGTAAAAGAAAAGATGATCTCTAATGATTGAATGAAATTGGCAGAAACAAGGATAGAAAAATTCTCCTCCAAGTGTTTCCCTTTACAAAGGGCTGCCCCTTTCTTGCACCTGAGCACTTACTCAATTCTCCCCAAATACAAGTTCCTGAATAGTTCCCCTATCCTTACTAACTCCAAATATTTAACTAATTCTCTCCAGCAAACCTATTGTTGCAACTATATAAACTAACTACCTTGTTTTCCATTTATTCTTCCAAGTTCCAAGCAACTGCTCTTATGCCTTTAACAATATCACATGAAAGCATGAAGTGAatagaagagaagaaagaaaagtgaataaaattaattcctAATAGGGTGGAAATTAGAAATACCATGAGGGAGAAAAATTCATGGCAAAGAAAAAATCTGACTGTGAAACAGAATATTTCAGAGAAAGGAAAGGAGCAAATTCATGAATTGGGAATGGAGGGGGGATTTTCCctaaaaaaggaagaatgtgTGAGAAAACCAGCAAACCAATAGAGAAATTTAGCAGTAGAGAAAGGAAAATGAGGAGAAATAAAGGAAAATTTTGGATTAAGTTTCTGAGAAAATAGAGGAAAGAATAAAAGGAGATGATGCAATGGAAAAGAGCTCAAGGTGTGTACGAATTCAGTTAACATGTAGAGAAATACAGCAAGAGAAAAATAGTATGACTTAAGAGAGAAAAGCTTACACAGAAAAGGTCTCAAAAAGTCAAAATGGCTTGCTTCCTAACCTTATTCCTCATGCGGTAAAAATGCTTTTCATCAACCATCATAAATGGCAAAAGATCAACTGGAACATTATCCAAAAGTACCAAGTGCAACCGAATGAAGCACTAAATTCCATACTGCTTCCATAAATCTTGAGTTACTTTGATAACATCCTTGTAAGGTTTCTAAGGAATATTGATCAAACATCTGTCTATTATCGTCTAATGAAAGGAATCAGACTTGAAACACTGCAACCTTCATTGATGTGCTAGAATCTCGTTTTATCTCAAACAGCAAACCTCAGGCAGTAATGTCTTGGGAAACTCTATGTTTCTTTTGGAAGGGGGTTAAAGTGCAGCCTAAGAGTGATTTTATATCAGGATATGAAAGTTCCCACAGGGACGTAGTGCCACTTGAGCTAAAACTCTTGGGCATGACTTGgattatttattcatatactTTATGCAAGATTGAGAAGATCAGAATTGAAACATAACAGAAAGGAGTGACTACAGATTCTTAACATTTTTATACTAAGTTTGAGCAACTAAAGACTAAGTCCACCTAGTAAACAAGAAACACCGATGAGGCTTGGCTTAATTGATATGATCAAATTGAGTTGACAAGATCATATACTTAAATCCTGCATATGGTCCTTGGTTGATAGGCCATCTGTAAGTACCACAGTACTACTATTAGTCCTCATTGAGACTTATAAATTGTGATATGCCTGACCTAGAAATGAAGCAAACTCATCTCCCCATCAACCTTATTCTTacccaaaaataattgataaataacaGCCAGTTTCTTTCCATCATTCTTTTTAAAGGAGAAATGACacaacttgctcaaactgacaGTTTGAAAATGTAGCTCAGAAAATCACAATAAATTTGTCTAACAAGTAACAACAAATGGATTTTCCTTATGAGCTGAGATCCATATCAAAGCATAGAGAAACTTGTAATTACCCATTGGCTTGGGCTCTGCAAggtgagaaggaaaaggagaaaaaaaggaaagataaCCAGAAAATGGAAGCATGGATTATCACCTATATATGTCCAATCAAACAATtgataaaatggtaagaaaaagaattagaaaCTGTTCCTCTGCATTCCATTTTAATTTCGGAAATTACCTGTGAAGAAGCAGAATGGTCAGGTGAGTTCTTTGGATCTGCCCATGTGACAGTTGGGGTGTTGCCATCCAGCTTAAAGCTAGAACTTGCCATCTTTTGCCGCGAATAATCAGCACATGCATTATTGTAATACAAAACAAACGCAAACCCACGATTCCTACTAGGATTTTGAGGATCCTGATATAAACAAAATGGAGTGGGAATAAAAAGGTGCGCCTGACAACAGCTTAATGTAAATTAGTAGCATAGTTAGTTCAAGACTGCATACCTTTATGAGCTCAATGGTTTCAACTCCGGGACCAACACCTTCAACAACTTTCCTAAAATCATCTTCAGTCCAAGTTTTTGGAACATTACCAATGAATAATCTGTGTTTGGTTTCAGAAAGTGAACACCTCAAAGTTTTCCCCTGAAATCAtcaaaaatgttaaaactaATCACCAAAATAAGATTCTTGATTGAAATTTGTCATGAAAAGCGAATATGGTGAATAAGACCTTTTAGGAAGCACTGTAAATACCTTAAATTCCTTGCTATGTATCTCCTCAATAGCCTTTTGTGCTAcctcttttgttttaaaagccacaaaggcATAACCCTTGTGTTCTCCAGTGTCCCTGTCTTTCATTAGTCGCAcctgaaaattaaaatgaatattttttttaacaataatccCAATTTTCCCCACCTGCAGAAAAGGACAGGTTTATAATATCATTAGAGCAATTCATCAAGGCTTTGACCTCAAGAATATCACCCATAGGCTCGCACAATTCCCTTAAATCATCTTCACATACATCCCGaggaagtccaccaataaagACTTCAGAACCATGAGGTGGAAGGGCAAGAAGTTCATCATGCTTCTCTTTCTCATCTTCATCAATGAAAGACAATTTTTGCTCATCATCCCCAAATTCAGTAGCAATGTCACTTTTTTCTGCTTCAGGCAATTGGTCTTTCCCACCAGCCTCAGCTGCTGAGTCCTCATATTCATGTTCTTCAACACTACCTTCAGCATTTTCATCTTCACCTCCATCCactccatcatcatctatttgtTCTTCAACATCATCATCCATCTCTTCCATATAATTTTCCTCGTCAAGGTCCACACGCTCATCAATTTCTGCACCTTCTGACATGATCGGTTCAGGCTTTTGTCATGAACAGCTGAATACCTGCAGGTTCACACGTTAATCATAAAACCTGTACAGAATAGTAGGGTTTTCAGGACACCAGGTTTTAAGGTAATTGCTTTTTCAGAGGAGGAAAAAATCTTTATAGGGCTATTAAAGTGGAAGCATAGAAATGGCATACTGCCTGCCAGTGCCACAAAGGCAACCCAGCCACATCACTAAATGGCCCCTATTTGACCAGTAGGTGACTGAATTGGGACCCTAAGGGCTATGTTTGAGAGTAGAATTTGGGAGGGAAGGGAAGGCATTTAAGGAGGGGACTTTTTAAAATGGGGGAAAGGGTTTGGAGATTTTTTAAAACCCTCCAAAACCCTAGTTCACCCAATTtgtagaaaaattaattaaattactcatttatcCCGGCTAACTTTTGTAAATTCCAAATTCACATTCATGCTCTCTCTGATTCATATGCAAGAAATAGAAACCCTAGCTCTCCCTCATCCCGGTTTATCTTCTAAGTACCAGGAACATGCTACTCGTCCCTCTCCACAGATGATTCAGATAAACCAGCAGAGGCAAAAGCAGCACCGGCATCAGCGAGTGTCTCCAGCAGAGGGAAAAGGTAGAGCTTGTTCTTGGGGATCTGGATGACATATGTTGCCACTGGCAGCAAGGTCTTCGAAGCAACGGTGGTTTCCTGAGATGGGAAAATGAGGGAGGGTGGTGCCCTCTCCTTCCTCTTCCTCGCCCCTAGAATTCCCcgccctcccccccccccccccaaaacaCAACTGGCAAGCACATCCAAACAAATTGGGGAAAAATTTAGACCTAATTTTTCATTCTGTTGTTCACGTATTCAAGTTCTAGTTCTAGACAACGAAATGGGGGCAATAGGCATTCACATCCAAAGCTGTATGCAGACAAAATTAAGTTTGTCCAATGCGGAAGAGAGGAATGCCAACAAATCGAATCaggtattaaaattaaactagaaaaaaaatagacatgCGAATCAGGCAGAGAGAAAAACCCTCGAAGGTAGATTAGGTTAGAGTTAAACCCTGTGATTGTGATGTGAGTGGCAGAATGAAAATAGAGCAGAGAAATGTGACATACCAAAGAGAAAGGGTGTATTGTTGGTAGATGGAAGCGGAAATTGGCGTTATGGGAATGGTTAGAATTGGATCGAAACAAGAAGTGGGGCGAAGAAAAAGAGGCATATTTATCGATGGAAAACATAAAGGAGTGATTTTGCATAGCGTACCAGTACTATTATATGAGGGGTTTTCGGATTTGCTTCTGAGTGGGTTCGGTGGTTCTGTTCTGTGATGCTTCTTCTGCTTCGTTCTTCCCACACAGAGAGAGAGACTCAGATGTGTGTTTATCCGGCGAATCCTCCTTTTCCAGATGCCCCTTAAAAGAGACAATGCTAAGAAACGATCAATCTCACTTGACGAAGTTGTACCCGCACGCTCCACCAACTATTTATCTCCACGTCTCCCGAAATTGTCCTGCCTTGACAATCATCTACTGTACCATTAGGGAATTcagcaaataaaaaacatatgtaCCACTAGGGTTGGCTTATGTAGAGGCGGCGAGTTCGTTGACCATGGATTTTAAGCTTAAAAGCAacgtttttaaaatttgattgattattCAATTGATTAAGGTATTGATTTCAAGTTTAACATAGTTAAATTGTAGCgaaacaatattaatatataataataatgttaataattaaataatatagaaataatatcaaataaatataataatatcataattttatattattaaaaactaaaataaaacaagattttataGATTCTTATTATTCAAAGTGCACACATAAGAACAAActaaatatatcataatatttaagttcaacttttaataaatacaatCATGTGTATTAACAATAACAAGTTTATGTCtagaatagaaaataatatgaCCAATTAATATAACAAACAAATTGTAGGAAATCaagatatgaaaaaatataaatgattaaatcatgttttatagaaaatatattaataatatttgataaaataatttatactttctatattctttttataagacttggttgacttatttattattattaagaaaattggTTAGTTTAAggaattaacattaaatttatttatgattataatatttttaaatttatccttaaataaatagagagaaaataataatagtggaattttaatttttaaaattaaattattttattcttcaagTTCTAGTCTCATaagagagtgagaaaaagataattcttaacatttattatttgtgaACTATAATTATTAAGAgtattttggtaaaaaataattaaggtaAGGAATAATTAGAAAAGAATCGgtcaaatttttttcaaaatgatgtgttataaagaaaaacaacaaaaggagtacttatttaaatatgtttttatttatttaaaaaatggttaGATTAGACTTTAAAAAGATGTCAAtcatcaatttaaaatgattttctgCACCCATTTTAGATCGGCTCCTGTCAGTTATGAAATGGTATGATATTTCAGAGCTAATGAAACAATCACATGGGCGATTCCGGATGAAACTAtgcttaaaattttcaaattttagaaagaaaaaaaattctataaaagatgaaatcttctataaaaaaagataaaatcttaataaaaatccagcaacaaaataaaataaaatttgaaaattaaaaaaaaaaatgataaagatagAAAACACATTCCAGACTTGTGGCATGTTAGTTTTCCTTCTCGTGCTCTCCCCCCTCCTTCAATGGTTTTATATCTTCTCCCTTTATTTGTTAGACACAGGCACCCACCATTAAATCCCTTTCATGCTCTCtcgttacaatttttttttttctggttgctagaatatgttttttacaaagtaagattttatttttttaacctgCCAAAATAGgaattttgtttgttattttcttattgaaatttgaatttttgctgACTTGGCTATGCTGTACAATTTGTTGTAAAATATTGTTGTATTTAACTTCATACTTTACCTATAAGTAAGTCTCGTGATTTAAGTGATATTTGGTTTCATCCTTTTAcaaatctcaatctcataaaaaatgattaattagattgttcaatattttttttttgtttttattaaaaccaaaaatgatAGAAGTAAGTAAAAATTTAAGAAGGTAAATTAACATGATCAAGTCTTTTTTTATGCAaggcttaaaaatatttttgtccttactaaatatatgatttttatgtttttttaaataaatttttattttacattgagtttctaataaaataataatttattttttatttttgacatttttttagtctatatgataaattaaatttttttatatatattctctgataaaaaaatcatttgttattaattcAGATACATGCacacaacaaaaatttattataaattaaacttaaaaattaaatatttattaaaaataaaaaagttttagtACTGAAatctaattaataaaacattaaacttCATGCACATACATATATGAAGTTAGTGCCTTTATAGCATAACTTCAAGGGTTTTGAATGGGTTCTACTTTTGAGAATGTGTGTTGTGTGTTAGACAAAATGGGATTTGAATGGGTTCTACTTTTGGATCCAATAAGTAGAATAATGCTATTTTAGAAGCTGAAAATTAATCATACATCTATCTTTTCACGTGGATTACTAATTCACTGGTTACACAGTGATctcgaaataaataaatctgATTTGATTGAGTGTTGTATAGTCTTTTTCTTTCAGAAACCTCACGATACATTTGATTGACTAATAatccataaattataataataataaaccaaaataaattacatgatgatgaaaaattaaatgacattaCACAACAAACAAGTACACTTTTATTTCTAAAGGAAAAATAAGATTCTTTTATTTCTAAAGAAGCAAAAAGTACTATAAAAAAAGTACAATTATCCCTGGTCTTTCATAGTTCGTCCTTGACATCATCTGCTTCTTTGGATTTCTTAACATCACGAGTACAAACCCTTGCTTCCGTATAAATTCTCCCTGGTCTGCAAAAGTATCCCTTCTTTGGTGCACAGTGACTATCTTGTGAGCAAATACACATTCCTTCCAACGCACACCCATCCTTGAATGTTGTCACCCCTTCTTTAAGTCCAAGCATTTGGTCTGTCCACAGGCTAGAGAAAAGACCTTGTGGATCATACTCCTCTTTAACCTTCAAAAATTTGTCTGCATTGTGATACTTCTTGATTGCTCCTAAAAATGctaagtttctatttttaccCCAGTGGGGTAACCCCCCATATTTGAACAATCCAATTTGTTCTATCTCTTCAAGTATGTCTTGGAAAAGCCTAGGAGCCAATGGGTCTTTACTGCGATAGTATGTGATGTCAAAATCCACAGCATCCTCTGATTTTCCGAGGTAAGCACTGGAAGCCGTAACATAGCGCATGAGAATTCCGTTTGCTGTTTCTAAGCCACACAGTGACTTTGGCTCCAACTCAACAAGCTTTTGCACATCCTCAATGAAGTTCTTTACAACAGACAATGGAATGCTGAATGCTGTTTGGTGAAAGAATTCCCCTTTGATTCTGGAGTCCCATGGACATGCTGTGAACAATCCATCATTtcgactatccaaacatgtccCTGATGCCTGCATCCGGTTGCTAAATCCAACAATAGGGTACCCAAGAAAGATACctatattatttgtttaacgaaattaattaatatttttatattgaaattgGAAATATTCAAACTCAGAATTTCGTATGAATGCGTTAAGAGAAAGAGTACCGTTGTCAGTCAATCCATAACCAATGCCTGACAGTGTTGCTGTTATCAACTTTGCACCAACGCACTTCCCGTTAGCATCGCGTGTTGCTTCTTGAAGCTCCTCTGTTATAAGGAAGAAAATGTCAAAGTCGATCGATCATGAATTCAAATCCAACTTTGATGTAACATTTTCAATGTCaataactatatataaattaaatcttcTTATAACATCTTTTTTATATAGTATATATTAAATACATCATGACTGTATGTATGTATCTTGGTAGAAAGATGCACAAACCTGTAGCTCTGACAACAGTTAATGCAGCGGAGAGTGTCGGGCGGAATGGAAAGAAATCGTATAAGCCATTTCCAGATGTATTAACGGAGACACGATCATCAATTCTATACACGGCCTTCTGCTGACTTGGGTACCATGTTACATCAGCAAACTCATGCTTTCTTCCAAAACTAGCCAATTCATCTCCTAAATCAGAATCATCTTTGATCAAATACGTAAGAGATCGCTTGAAGAGAGGCTCTAAATTCAGGGTAACCTGTACAAAAGTTATAACCAAACGTATCACTTACACTAACAACTCTCGGTGACTGAGTGTGGACTAACTCAACAAGTTAATATTAAGActtcatattttaaaagaaaaatgattggtATACATCCTATATATGTTATCCTACAtctataaataaagagaaagaaaaaaaataataagatttatgagataatagaaagagaaattaaaaaatgtttaaaatgaagagtggttaatgtattattatttatttgaaaaatataaaactgattaatagttgagttttattttttttatcattaaatttttaaattaaaaaatatgtaaatatttttaattcaacaaTATAATCTTAACGGAAGTATTCAATGGTAACTATATATCAAGCTTGTATCTTTTTCGGATTGTTAGTTAGTTTCAAGTGCAGCTGTATATATTCTTATCTTATTGTTGACATGGTATCAGTTTGTTAAAGAACATTCTTTGCATTGATCG harbors:
- the LOC114407832 gene encoding heterogeneous nuclear ribonucleoprotein Q-like isoform X1; translated protein: MSEGAEIDERVDLDEENYMEEMDDDVEEQIDDDGVDGGEDENAEGSVEEHEYEDSAAEAGGKDQLPEAEKSDIATEFGDDEQKLSFIDEDEKEKHDELLALPPHGSEVFIGGLPRDVCEDDLRELCEPMGDILEVRLMKDRDTGEHKGYAFVAFKTKEVAQKAIEEIHSKEFKGKTLRCSLSETKHRLFIGNVPKTWTEDDFRKVVEGVGPGVETIELIKDPQNPSRNRGFAFVLYYNNACADYSRQKMASSSFKLDGNTPTVTWADPKNSPDHSASSQVKALYVKNIPENVTTEQLKELFRRHGEVTKVVMPPGKAGGKRDFGFIHYAERSSALKAVKDTEKYEIDGQMLEVVLAKPQADKKPDGGYAYNPGLHPNHVPHPAYGNFSGNPYGSLGAGYGVAAGYQQPMIYGRGPMPAGMQMVPMMLPDGRIGYVLQQPGVQVPPARPRRNDRSNGPSGQPGRGGGGASGNDEGNRSRRYRPY
- the LOC114407832 gene encoding heterogeneous nuclear ribonucleoprotein Q-like isoform X2 — encoded protein: MSEGAEIDERVDLDEENYMEEMDDDVEEQIDDDGVDGGEDENAEGSVEEHEYEDSAAEAGGKDQLPEAEKSDIATEFGDDEQKLSFIDEDEKEKHDELLALPPHGSEVFIGGLPRDVCEDDLRELCEPMGDILEVRLMKDRDTGEHKGYAFVAFKTKEVAQKAIEEIHSKEFKGKTLRCSLSETKHRLFIGNVPKTWTEDDFRKVVEGVGPGVETIELIKDPQNPSRNRGFAFVLYYNNACADYSRQKMASSSFKLDGNTPTVTWADPKNSPDHSASSQVKALYVKNIPENVTTEQLKELFRRHGEVTKVVMPPGKAGGKRDFGFIHYAERSSALKAVKDTEKYEIDGQMLEVVLAKPQADKKPDGGYAYNPGLHPNHVPHPAYGNFSGNPYGSLGAGYGVAAGYQQGSNASRNANGSNDVTRWSNWLCSSTTRCTSAACPTPQK
- the LOC114407834 gene encoding probable L-gulonolactone oxidase 6; the encoded protein is MTMPISSTKNSFLILFVFMICGGVIATPPEDPIQCSSKNTDCTITNTYGVFPDRSICHAAEVIYPNTEEELISAVASASKNKRKVKAATRFSHSIPKLVCPDGEKGLLISTKNLNKVLKIDKEARTMTVQSGVSLREIISKSAEAGLALPYTPYWWGLTIGGLMGTGAHGSTLWGKGSAVHEYVLQIRIVTPAGPEDGYAKVRNLDESQQQHLNAARVSLGVLGVISQVTLNLEPLFKRSLTYLIKDDSDLGDELASFGRKHEFADVTWYPSQQKAVYRIDDRVSVNTSGNGLYDFFPFRPTLSAALTVVRATEELQEATRDANGKCVGAKLITATLSGIGYGLTDNGIFLGYPIVGFSNRMQASGTCLDSRNDGLFTACPWDSRIKGEFFHQTAFSIPLSVVKNFIEDVQKLVELEPKSLCGLETANGILMRYVTASSAYLGKSEDAVDFDITYYRSKDPLAPRLFQDILEEIEQIGLFKYGGLPHWGKNRNLAFLGAIKKYHNADKFLKVKEEYDPQGLFSSLWTDQMLGLKEGVTTFKDGCALEGMCICSQDSHCAPKKGYFCRPGRIYTEARVCTRDVKKSKEADDVKDEL